CCGCGTGAATGCCATTTCGGCAGGACCGATCAGAACCCTTTCTTCGTCTGCCATCGGCGGCATAGCGCAAATGCAACGGCGCATCGAGAAATCTGCTCCCCTCTCCCGCAATATCGAACAGGAGGATGTTGCCAAAACCGCCCTGTATCTGCTGTCAGATCTGGCTTCGGGAGTTACCGGGGACATCATCTACGTGGATTCAGGAATATCGATTATGGCATATTAACATGAAACTATTTATCAATGCCTCCCTTCCCACCAGCTCAAGCGCCTTAAAAAAGGTGAACGTTCTGTTCCAGGACAAAATACTGAAGATTTCCGCGGATGAAATCGCTTGCGAAGAAGATCACGAGATTATCGATCTCAAGGGCAAAGTGCTGCTGCCCGGTGCCATCGAAGCCCACAGCCATCTGGTGACTGGCAAAAAGACGTTGAAGAAAGATCTTTTAAAAGCAGGTCAATCCGCTATTAAAGGCGGTTGGACCACTCTGGCGGAGATGAGCTACCACAGTAAAGACCCTATCTTTGAAAGCTATGATCTGAAGGTCATGATAAAGGGAATTGAAGGGATTGCGCATCCGGACATGGCTTTTTGGGCTCACGTGGATGTGGACGACTACCCCTATTACGCGGAATCTGCACAAGAACTGTGGAACAAAGGCGTGGTGGGCATCCTGCTGATGAATCCCTCGCCCAATGCCGCCGTAACATCGATGAACTTCACAGAGATCATGGATATGTTTATGGACATCTACGAAAGCGATACGGAATTTGCGTTTCAGGGCTATGATGTGGATAGCCACGATGACTACAGCTTTACTGCTCAGATGGATGGCATCAAGAAGATCCTGCGCAGGATGCAGGAGAATCCCATCCACATTCCCAGAGTAAGTTCTTACCTTACTATAGAGTTCATCAATACCATCTCCAAACGAAGCGACATCTCATTTGGCATGAATATTATGGATCTAATGAATCTCTTGGAACCGGAAGCTTTCCCCGTTCCCTGGGCTACGGATTTTGCTGATTATTATGCCGAGTTGTATGAACTACTAAAGACTAACAAGATATATCTACTCTCAAACAGTTGTAGCGAGGTAGAGGCCGACAATGAACTATTTAACGGCAATCCTCCGCACTTGATGGAATACAGCTATCTTTGGGTGCTTTCCGAACTGTGGAAGAAGCGCAAGATACCTCTTGCGACTTGTCTGAAGATGCTAAGTGAAAACCCTGCCAAACGCCTGGGCATATATCCAAAAAAAGGATGCCTGGATGCAGGATCAGATGCTGATTTTGTGATCTACGATCCGGGGCAGACTACCAAGCTGAAGAGCCCCAACGGAACTAATATTGAACTCAACGGAGCGATCGAACAAGTATGGCTGCGAGGCAAATTGCAAGAACCAGACGGCAAGCCCGAAGGTGAGTTTGTCCCTCGGGTTCAAAGCCCCAAACGCCGCCATAACAAACGAAGCTGGATATAAACAACAAAGGACATAAGTATATGCACAAAAACTTGCTTTATCTGAAAGCAGAACTGGACAAGCATCCGGAATTGAAGTACGAAATTGTCCAAAACAACTGGCAAACAGACTTCCTGCGATTTTATCAGAGCCAAACCAATTACAACATTAGTAAAGACAATTGCAGCCTATCCTGCGAATTGTACAAGGGCCAAAAAATCTACAAATTCGAGCTGGACTCCCCTGATCCGGACAAAATCGACACTGCCTTGGGCGATGCAATGTCAATCATCGATTCTCTGCCTGAAGATCCCGATTTCCATGATCTGGAAACCGACCTCAGTCTGGCTCCACCACGAAATGTAACAAACAACATCGAAGCGATAGACTTGGGGCGCAAGACCGATATCCTCAGTTCCATTGCCCCAAAAGCCGCTGAACACGATTTTGAACTGTATGGTACCTTCATCTGCAACTACAGTCAATACCGCATCATCAATAGTAATGGCCTGGACAAACGCAGCCTTAACTCTCCCATTTACCTGGAAGTAAAGGCGGTTCACAATAAAAATCAGGTTACGGTATTGGAGACTTTTGGAGGCGAGGACTTTGCCTATTTCGATCAGGATGCCTTCAGCGCACGTTTACTGTCCAAGATTATTCATGCCAAGAATCCGGTGGTGGATGTGGAACCAGGCGAGTATGAAGTGATTTTGGCACCGCGGTGTTTGGCGGAGTTTTGCCAATACCTCAGTTTCGGCATGAGCGCATGGGCGCTGGACCAGCATAGCAGCTACTTCGACAATAAAGTGGATCAGAAAGTATTCCCAGAAAGAATCACTATTACAGACGATCCTGGGGATCCTGAGATGATTGGCGTAGATTACGGCTCTTCGGGGTATATCTATAGAAAGCTGGATCTGATCGATAAAGGGGTATTCAAAGCCTTTTTGTGCGATAACTACTTTCACCATAAACTGGGCTTGCCCAAAAACGGTAATACAGGCAGTTGTTTAAAGATTATCCCGGGAGAACACAGCCTGGAAGAAATGATCTCATCTGTGAAAAAGGGTTTGTACATCTCCAGCTTGCACTACATGAACTTCATCAATCCTCGCGTAACATCCCTTACAGGACTCACCCGGGACGGCACATTTCTGATCGTGGATGGGAAGATAAATGCTGTGGTGAACAACCTGCGTTTCACAGAGCGTATTACCCGCATCATTGAGAATGTGGTCGCTTTGGAAAGCAAAGCTTACACCATTCCTTTCTCCGAAAACTACGCCAGTTTCTCCGTCAGCACAGTCAAGGCTCCCCATGCCAAAGTAATGGGATTCAATATTACATCATCCACCAAGACTATTTAGGATATCAAGAAATGGAAAACAAGATAAAAAGTATCGTAGCCAAACTGCAGAGTTCGGATGTCGCCTTTGCCGATGTCCGTATCACTTTCACAGACTTCGAAAGCATCGCATTTGCTAATGGGAACCTGCGTAATTATAACATTTCCAAAG
This sequence is a window from Candidatus Cloacimonadota bacterium. Protein-coding genes within it:
- a CDS encoding amidohydrolase family protein — encoded protein: MKLFINASLPTSSSALKKVNVLFQDKILKISADEIACEEDHEIIDLKGKVLLPGAIEAHSHLVTGKKTLKKDLLKAGQSAIKGGWTTLAEMSYHSKDPIFESYDLKVMIKGIEGIAHPDMAFWAHVDVDDYPYYAESAQELWNKGVVGILLMNPSPNAAVTSMNFTEIMDMFMDIYESDTEFAFQGYDVDSHDDYSFTAQMDGIKKILRRMQENPIHIPRVSSYLTIEFINTISKRSDISFGMNIMDLMNLLEPEAFPVPWATDFADYYAELYELLKTNKIYLLSNSCSEVEADNELFNGNPPHLMEYSYLWVLSELWKKRKIPLATCLKMLSENPAKRLGIYPKKGCLDAGSDADFVIYDPGQTTKLKSPNGTNIELNGAIEQVWLRGKLQEPDGKPEGEFVPRVQSPKRRHNKRSWI
- a CDS encoding metallopeptidase TldD-related protein is translated as MHKNLLYLKAELDKHPELKYEIVQNNWQTDFLRFYQSQTNYNISKDNCSLSCELYKGQKIYKFELDSPDPDKIDTALGDAMSIIDSLPEDPDFHDLETDLSLAPPRNVTNNIEAIDLGRKTDILSSIAPKAAEHDFELYGTFICNYSQYRIINSNGLDKRSLNSPIYLEVKAVHNKNQVTVLETFGGEDFAYFDQDAFSARLLSKIIHAKNPVVDVEPGEYEVILAPRCLAEFCQYLSFGMSAWALDQHSSYFDNKVDQKVFPERITITDDPGDPEMIGVDYGSSGYIYRKLDLIDKGVFKAFLCDNYFHHKLGLPKNGNTGSCLKIIPGEHSLEEMISSVKKGLYISSLHYMNFINPRVTSLTGLTRDGTFLIVDGKINAVVNNLRFTERITRIIENVVALESKAYTIPFSENYASFSVSTVKAPHAKVMGFNITSSTKTI